A single window of Solea solea chromosome 9, fSolSol10.1, whole genome shotgun sequence DNA harbors:
- the LOC131465631 gene encoding E3 ubiquitin ligase TRAF3IP2-like, translated as MDVRRRINDAAVVTKQSAQQNHSHSHNTPEEDDETMSINPTEARVVHKLDSAPKHVGHRLVPGHAPYSDDSLFSRRTLSSEQEHELTQSEPGHGFFPPPHSLPAPFSQPTPFPSRADGPWLHPSFASSWSAYPDSLPSSSSSYASHKDYSCCSGESGHSGYKGVSLPGRNSVTAMSLEQPLSLRSNPPSSDLCHHTLSPYACSPQGAPCCAQFYREPFNRGVMVNKLPTPQYQPAYSPYYPGDCRLPGAAHTHSGQEAVVKEKHTPYSTLLSLEQRRVFVTYEADNDKHVNEIINFVALLRHNGFDTHIDIFEQQFSSISKIDFMERYLSEREYLIIIIISPKYYETVTAPPVGVENDERTFNTVYIHKQLQNEFIQNGSKNFRFIPILFPGAKKCHVPNWLQNTNVYRWPRDRDDILRRLMRVEKYNPPPIGELPTIVSIPI; from the exons atggatgtgaggaggaggatcaaTGATGCTGCCGTCGTCACCAAACAG TCAGCTCAGcagaatcacagtcacagtcacaacaCGCCTGAAGAGGACGATGAGACCATGAGCATCAATCCGACAGAAGCCAGAGTCGTCCACAAGCTGGACTCCGCCCCCAAACACGTTGGCCACCGCCTTGTCCCTGGACACGCCCCCTACTCTGACGACTCTCTGTTCAGCAGGCGGACGCTGAGCTCAGAGCAGGAACACGAGCTCACTCAATCAGAGCCCGGTCACGGCTTCTTCCCGCCTCCCCACAGTCTCCCCGCCCCCTTCTCTCAGCCCACGCCGTTCCCCAGCCGCGCTGACGGACCGTGGCTGCACCCCAGCTTCGCCAGCAGCTGGTCGGCGTATCCCGACAGCCtgccgtcgtcgtcgtcgtcgtacGCGAGCCACAAAGATTATTCGTGCTGTTCGGGGGAGAGCGGTCACTCCGGCTACAAGGGTGTGTCGCTGCCCGGCAGGAACAGCGTCACCGCCATGAGCCTGGAACAGCCGCTGTCACTGCGCTCCAACCCGCCGTCCAGCGACCTGTGTCACCACACGCTGTCCCCGTACGCCTGCTCGCCACAGGGCGCCCCCTGCTGTGCACAGTTCTACAGAGAGCCGTTCAACAGAGGAGTGATGGTCAACAAACTGCCCACACCTCAGTACCAGCCGGCCTACAGTCCATACT atCCAGGAGACTGTAGACTTCCtggagctgcacacacacactc TGGTCAGGAGGCAGTAGTGAAAGAGAAACACACCCCCTACAGTACACTGCTGTCACTGGAGCAGA gACGAGTGTTCGTCACGTACGAAGCCGACAACGACAAACACGTCAACGAGATCATCAACTTTGTCGCTCTGCTGCGACACAATGGCTTTGACACACAC attGACATATTTGAGCAGCAGTTCAGCAGCATCAGTAAGATCGACTTCATGGAGAGATACCTCAGTGAG AGAGAatacctcatcatcatcatcatcagtccaAAGTACTATGAGACAGTGACGGCGCCACCTGTTGGTGTGGAGAACGACGAGAGGACGTTCAACACCGTCTACATCCACAAACAG ctccagAACGAGTTCATCCAGAACGGAAGTAAAAACTTCAGGTTTATTCCAATTCTGTTTCCTGGAGCTAaaaag tgtCACGTTCCAAACTGGCTCCAGAACACAAACGTTTATCGATGGCCTCGAGATCGCGACGACATCCTGAGACGACTGATGAGAGTGGAGAAATATAATCCTCCTCCTATCGGAGAACTGCCCACCATCGTCTCCATCCCCATCTGA